A stretch of the Actinoalloteichus fjordicus genome encodes the following:
- a CDS encoding SDR family NAD(P)-dependent oxidoreductase — MQITDTAAIVTGGASGLGGATARALAAGGATVFALDLPSAVDAAAPVDGVRFLAADVRSAEQVQAAVETATGSGLPLRVAVNCAGVADAGRILSRKGVHDLELFRKVIEINLIGTFNVMRLAAEAMAATEPLEEGHRGVVINTASVAAFEGQVGQAAYSASKGGVAGMTLPAARDLASLGIRVMTIAPGILSTPMMAGITPGFREKLESNLQFPKRMGHPEDYATLALSIIAQDYLNGETIRLDGALRMPPR; from the coding sequence ATGCAGATCACGGACACCGCAGCGATCGTCACCGGCGGAGCCTCCGGGCTCGGCGGCGCCACCGCACGGGCCCTCGCGGCCGGCGGCGCCACGGTGTTCGCCCTCGATCTGCCCTCGGCCGTCGATGCGGCGGCCCCCGTCGACGGAGTCCGGTTCCTCGCCGCCGACGTGCGCAGCGCGGAACAGGTGCAGGCCGCCGTCGAGACGGCCACGGGTTCCGGCCTGCCGCTGCGGGTCGCGGTGAACTGCGCGGGCGTCGCCGACGCCGGTCGCATTCTCAGCCGCAAGGGCGTCCATGACCTGGAGCTGTTCCGCAAGGTCATCGAGATCAACCTGATCGGCACGTTCAACGTGATGCGCCTGGCAGCCGAGGCGATGGCCGCCACCGAGCCGCTCGAGGAGGGTCACCGGGGCGTGGTCATCAACACCGCCTCGGTCGCCGCGTTCGAGGGTCAGGTCGGGCAGGCCGCGTATTCGGCGTCCAAGGGCGGCGTCGCGGGGATGACGCTGCCCGCCGCCCGTGACCTGGCCTCGCTGGGCATCCGGGTGATGACCATCGCGCCCGGCATCCTCAGCACGCCGATGATGGCAGGCATCACGCCCGGGTTCCGCGAGAAGCTGGAGTCGAACCTCCAGTTCCCCAAGCGCATGGGTCACCCTGAGGACTACGCGACGCTGGCCCTGTCGATCATCGCGCAGGACTACCTCAACGGCGAGACCATCCGGCTCGACGGTGCGCTGCGGATGCCGCCGCGCTGA